Proteins found in one Methanomassiliicoccus sp. genomic segment:
- a CDS encoding phenylacetate--CoA ligase family protein, with protein MSSYSSSIRLYKRMPPAVKRTIGMALRPVPRRVLLGRGFQDKLKFLMGSDTWSLEELEAFQLKRLKALVEHAYRNVPYYHDLFTREGVHPSDVNSLSSLRRIPHLDRETITRRYADLTSSDAAEHLPGKASTSGTSGRPLRFLLDQQNREMEYASVWRSYAWGGLEGLDARMASFRGDFVDDQDGPLWRWDPKLGELSFNTYRLDQGSIGRMLDKLNRYRPQGVRGYPHCLYVFSKAMERSGRNLEFTPILVHTSSEQLPQYMRDTIERAFGTKVLDWYAQSEYVVSIGQCREGRYHQVMETGIMRVEEDAWGQESIIGTGLWNYSMPFINYETGDVAMLDDAECPCGRHHLAVKAIEGRSTDFVIARGKTISGMVVENHYDKNILPHLKGVPDFFRLVQESRDAYTIELFRREGMTEEDTALISTAFRAILGEDAEVKVRFLDSFPGQRKWKLVESRLTSGTIAKLLDEE; from the coding sequence ATGTCATCCTACAGTTCGAGCATAAGGTTGTACAAGAGGATGCCGCCGGCGGTGAAAAGGACCATCGGTATGGCCCTAAGACCGGTCCCCCGGAGGGTCCTCTTGGGCAGAGGCTTCCAGGACAAGTTAAAGTTCCTCATGGGGTCCGACACATGGTCCCTGGAGGAGCTGGAGGCGTTCCAGCTGAAGCGACTGAAGGCGCTGGTGGAGCACGCCTATAGGAACGTCCCATACTACCACGACCTGTTCACCAGGGAGGGGGTTCACCCCTCCGACGTAAACTCCCTGTCATCGCTGAGGCGCATACCCCACCTGGACCGGGAGACCATCACGAGAAGGTACGCCGATTTGACATCGTCCGATGCTGCGGAACACCTGCCAGGGAAAGCCTCCACCTCCGGGACCAGCGGCAGGCCCCTCCGGTTCCTCCTGGACCAGCAGAACCGGGAGATGGAGTACGCCTCGGTGTGGAGGAGCTACGCATGGGGCGGGCTCGAGGGCCTGGACGCCCGCATGGCCAGCTTCCGAGGGGACTTCGTAGATGACCAGGACGGCCCCCTCTGGCGCTGGGACCCCAAGCTGGGAGAGCTGTCCTTCAACACCTACAGGTTGGACCAGGGGAGCATCGGGAGGATGCTCGACAAGCTGAACCGCTACCGGCCTCAGGGGGTCAGGGGGTATCCTCACTGCCTCTATGTCTTCAGTAAGGCCATGGAACGGTCAGGAAGGAACCTGGAGTTCACCCCTATCCTGGTGCACACCTCCTCAGAGCAGCTGCCCCAGTACATGAGGGACACCATCGAGAGGGCCTTCGGGACGAAGGTCTTGGACTGGTACGCCCAGTCCGAGTACGTGGTCTCCATCGGCCAGTGCCGGGAGGGCCGGTACCACCAGGTGATGGAGACGGGCATCATGAGGGTGGAGGAGGACGCCTGGGGGCAGGAGAGCATCATCGGCACCGGGCTGTGGAACTACTCCATGCCGTTCATCAACTACGAGACCGGGGACGTGGCGATGCTGGACGATGCGGAATGCCCCTGTGGACGGCATCACTTGGCCGTGAAGGCGATCGAGGGGCGGTCGACCGACTTTGTGATCGCCAGGGGCAAGACCATCTCCGGAATGGTAGTGGAGAATCACTATGACAAGAACATTCTCCCCCATCTCAAGGGAGTTCCCGACTTCTTCAGGCTGGTCCAGGAGAGCAGGGATGCATACACCATCGAGTTGTTCCGTAGGGAGGGGATGACCGAGGAGGACACTGCTCTGATCAGCACTGCCTTCAGGGCGATACTGGGAGAGGACGCCGAGGTGAAGGTGAGGTTCCTGGACTCCTTCCCCGGGCAGAGGAAATGGAAGCTCGTGGAGTCCAGACTGACCTCGGGCACTATAGCCAAGCTCCTGGACGAGGAGTGA
- a CDS encoding glycosyltransferase family 2 protein, with translation MLGGHGTPRYVLITPLRNECHNIIRLKDTVMAQTVRPVSWVVAVDSNSTDGSYESAQTLLGSEEWIEVVESSTPASEGYGPQSFARTVNAALDRAMTYDVEYIGKTDAHVALDHNYFEILISEMQRDNNLAICCGIQNMEIRSHRYSISSGRDDPLVGFNDIRLYRRSFLRDVGGYPICYQPDTVLLVKAIVRGMRTQVFPQVSFTTKRQGGTKIGQWKGNMQRGRGLYSIGYPPLYALLFSLYYSRFPPHYQYLAMITGYLSGVLDKEKIKDQEVVEYLSRRDLITTLRSVFEGNRIKGELL, from the coding sequence ATGCTAGGAGGACATGGAACACCCCGCTACGTTCTGATAACTCCTCTGAGAAATGAATGTCATAACATCATTCGCCTGAAGGACACGGTTATGGCTCAGACGGTGAGGCCGGTATCGTGGGTGGTGGCCGTGGACTCCAATAGCACTGATGGCAGTTACGAAAGTGCGCAAACCCTGCTGGGCTCTGAGGAATGGATAGAGGTCGTGGAGAGCTCCACCCCTGCTTCTGAGGGTTACGGCCCCCAGAGCTTTGCTAGGACGGTGAACGCTGCCCTTGACAGAGCGATGACCTATGACGTTGAATATATTGGAAAGACCGATGCCCACGTTGCGCTGGACCACAACTACTTCGAGATACTGATCAGCGAGATGCAGCGGGATAATAATCTTGCGATCTGCTGCGGTATCCAGAACATGGAAATCCGTAGCCATCGCTACTCGATCTCCAGTGGCAGGGATGATCCCCTGGTGGGATTTAATGATATTAGGTTGTACCGTAGGAGCTTCCTTCGGGACGTCGGTGGCTACCCGATCTGTTATCAACCTGATACGGTGCTGCTGGTCAAGGCCATAGTCAGGGGAATGAGGACCCAAGTGTTCCCCCAGGTTTCCTTCACCACGAAGCGGCAGGGGGGGACCAAGATTGGTCAATGGAAGGGCAACATGCAGAGGGGCCGGGGTCTATATTCAATAGGTTACCCTCCCCTGTACGCGCTGCTCTTCTCCCTCTACTACTCTAGGTTTCCTCCTCACTATCAGTACCTCGCCATGATTACCGGATACCTATCGGGTGTTTTAGATAAGGAGAAAATTAAGGACCAGGAGGTAGTGGAATATCTTTCGAGGAGGGATCTCATCACGACCTTGAGGTCGGTCTTTGAAGGAAATAGGATCAAAGGTGAACTACTTTAA
- a CDS encoding glycosyltransferase family 4 protein, whose protein sequence is MSIISDGWGGAETVVHELAQRLSARGHTITLLLNDEISPFFKDIEGVSLMTVGRVYCFSYMSREVLGIRQRREAAPLDVKDSGWRFSLDNVLRSQYFKRIRKSVVEELRRRNIDVIHSNLENSDILIGMLDAADIGKLTTIHGRHLPMLLERGGKTYLEHALDKLKGKSLRDSMKKMDRVMYVSNWMREQFAEHVPRDVSQAVIYNGIDLSLFDVGDMEPLPLDGRFKVLFPGGEKVGKGIEASISSIPLVKEAIPDVVLYIVGVEEPSPRIRGLVSALGMEKNVRFMGRLPPREYRRLLRSVDVLCMPAREEAFGMVFLEAMAMRKPIIATDLGGIPEVVTEGRNGLLVRPEPEPIASALITLFRDDELRSSIERNDAVDVERFTWDVTVAGYIESYQACCGRSR, encoded by the coding sequence TTGTCAATAATTTCCGATGGGTGGGGGGGAGCGGAGACCGTCGTTCACGAGCTCGCCCAACGGCTGAGCGCAAGGGGGCATACGATCACCCTCCTGCTCAACGATGAGATCTCACCTTTTTTCAAGGACATCGAGGGCGTCTCCCTGATGACCGTCGGCCGTGTCTATTGCTTCTCATATATGTCCCGGGAGGTGCTGGGGATAAGGCAGCGCAGAGAGGCCGCACCCCTTGATGTCAAGGACTCAGGATGGCGGTTCTCCCTGGACAACGTGCTTCGCAGCCAATATTTCAAAAGGATCAGGAAGAGCGTGGTCGAGGAGTTGAGACGTAGGAACATAGATGTGATACACTCCAACCTGGAGAACTCCGATATCCTTATCGGCATGCTCGATGCCGCAGACATCGGAAAATTGACCACCATCCACGGACGCCACCTGCCCATGCTTCTGGAGAGGGGGGGCAAGACGTACCTGGAACACGCCCTCGACAAGCTCAAGGGAAAGAGCCTCAGGGATTCCATGAAAAAGATGGACCGGGTGATGTACGTCAGCAACTGGATGAGGGAGCAGTTCGCCGAGCATGTTCCGAGAGATGTTTCCCAGGCCGTCATTTACAACGGGATCGACCTCTCTCTATTCGATGTGGGAGATATGGAACCACTGCCGCTCGATGGAAGGTTCAAAGTACTGTTCCCCGGTGGGGAGAAGGTGGGGAAGGGGATCGAGGCGAGCATTTCCTCCATCCCTTTAGTGAAGGAAGCCATCCCCGACGTGGTCCTTTATATCGTCGGGGTCGAGGAGCCGTCTCCCCGCATCCGGGGGCTGGTCTCCGCGCTTGGGATGGAGAAGAACGTTCGCTTCATGGGAAGGCTGCCGCCTCGTGAGTACCGGCGGCTCCTGAGATCGGTGGACGTCCTGTGCATGCCCGCGAGGGAGGAGGCCTTCGGGATGGTGTTCCTGGAGGCGATGGCCATGAGGAAGCCCATCATAGCGACTGACCTGGGTGGCATACCCGAGGTGGTCACTGAGGGAAGGAACGGGCTGCTGGTAAGGCCGGAACCGGAACCCATAGCATCGGCATTGATCACATTGTTCAGGGACGATGAACTGAGGTCAAGCATCGAGAGGAACGACGCTGTGGATGTCGAACGCTTCACCTGGGACGTCACCGTGGCAGGTTACATCGAGAGCTACCAGGCCTGCTGTGGACGCTCCCGGTAG
- a CDS encoding carbamoyltransferase has protein sequence MNILGINYYFHDSSACVVSDGKLVVAIEEERLTRQKHTDAFPERAIARCLQIAGLQAGDIDHIAISIQPGLDRGKKFTYGLRQGRSMFNFFKIETEVAWSKKGILRSWLSRTYDGAKRPQVHFVPHHTSHAVGTFLVSPYESAAVLSIDGSGELATIFKGVGKENTFQCLSQDYYPYSLGMVYEAATEFCGFKRNYDEGKTMGLAPLGDPRTYGSVVEKMFWVNDDMSVGVDLSYFGHTYGAPRCNEKFVQTFGQPRPAVKTAKFEQNHLDVAAAFQKQLEECILKMARLLHERTKEDYLVISGGVALNSVANGRLVRESGFKDLYVMPAAGDNGTAIGAAYYVYNSVLGQPRNYVHDDPYVGTEYGNDALRRLLEECKLAYRQLPDGELEREAAMLLHRGDILGWFQGRMEIGPRALGNRSILADPTLPGMKDKINAQVKHREAFRPFAPSCPIEDTPRFFEQNVADPFMLKVCMVLPEKQSMIPAVTHVDGTARLQTIHRETNPRFHQLLKEFEKVSGVPVLLNTSFNVMGEPIVESPMDAIRCFYTTGLDHLVLGNYVVSKNNSG, from the coding sequence ATGAACATTCTCGGCATCAATTACTATTTCCATGACTCGTCGGCATGCGTGGTCAGTGACGGCAAGCTCGTGGTGGCCATAGAGGAGGAGAGGCTGACGCGGCAGAAGCATACTGACGCCTTCCCCGAGAGGGCGATCGCGCGCTGCCTCCAGATCGCCGGCCTCCAGGCTGGGGACATCGACCACATCGCCATATCCATCCAACCGGGGTTGGACCGCGGCAAGAAGTTCACCTATGGGCTGAGGCAGGGCCGCAGCATGTTCAACTTCTTCAAGATCGAGACCGAGGTAGCGTGGTCGAAGAAAGGCATCCTCAGGTCTTGGCTCAGCAGGACGTACGATGGTGCGAAAAGGCCGCAGGTGCATTTCGTCCCCCACCACACCTCGCACGCCGTGGGCACGTTCTTAGTCAGCCCGTACGAGAGCGCCGCGGTGCTGTCCATCGATGGATCGGGAGAACTGGCCACCATCTTCAAGGGCGTGGGCAAGGAGAACACGTTCCAGTGCCTGTCCCAGGACTACTACCCCTACTCGCTCGGAATGGTGTACGAGGCGGCCACGGAGTTCTGCGGCTTCAAGCGCAACTACGACGAGGGTAAGACCATGGGCCTGGCGCCGCTTGGCGATCCCCGGACCTATGGGAGCGTGGTGGAGAAGATGTTCTGGGTAAACGACGACATGTCCGTGGGCGTGGACCTCTCCTACTTCGGCCACACCTACGGCGCTCCACGGTGCAACGAGAAGTTCGTCCAGACCTTCGGTCAGCCCCGGCCGGCGGTGAAGACGGCCAAGTTCGAGCAGAACCACCTGGACGTGGCGGCGGCGTTCCAGAAGCAGCTGGAGGAGTGCATACTGAAGATGGCGCGCCTGCTGCACGAGCGCACCAAGGAGGACTACCTGGTCATCTCCGGAGGGGTGGCCCTCAACAGCGTGGCCAACGGCCGGCTGGTCAGGGAGAGCGGCTTCAAGGACCTGTACGTGATGCCGGCGGCCGGGGACAACGGCACGGCCATCGGGGCCGCGTACTACGTGTACAACAGCGTGCTGGGTCAGCCGCGCAACTACGTGCACGACGATCCATATGTCGGGACCGAGTATGGGAACGATGCTCTCAGGCGCCTGCTCGAGGAGTGCAAGCTCGCGTACCGCCAGCTTCCGGACGGGGAGCTGGAGAGGGAGGCGGCGATGCTGCTGCACCGAGGCGACATCCTGGGGTGGTTCCAGGGCCGCATGGAGATCGGTCCCCGCGCACTGGGCAACCGCAGCATCCTTGCGGACCCGACGCTACCAGGTATGAAGGACAAGATCAACGCTCAGGTGAAGCATCGTGAGGCGTTCCGACCGTTCGCCCCCTCCTGTCCCATCGAGGACACGCCCCGCTTCTTCGAGCAGAACGTGGCCGACCCGTTCATGCTCAAGGTGTGCATGGTGCTGCCTGAGAAACAGAGTATGATCCCGGCGGTGACGCACGTCGACGGCACGGCGCGCCTGCAGACCATCCACAGGGAGACGAACCCGCGGTTCCACCAGCTACTGAAGGAGTTCGAGAAGGTAAGCGGCGTCCCGGTGCTGCTGAACACCTCCTTTAACGTGATGGGCGAGCCCATCGTGGAGTCGCCCATGGACGCCATCCGCTGCTTCTACACCACCGGCCTCGACCACCTGGTGCTGGGTAACTACGTCGTCAGCAAGAACAACTCCGGATGA
- a CDS encoding glycosyltransferase: MRMLLILTNLYDPSMPSWPEVMSVYGKHLPARGHKIDWVMPERAPMFGPVRKTSFHSCTLFLIPFSRSSNPVVFLVSSMVYQLRLLLLMSSQLRGKEYDIVQVRDDELSAMNALLQKRLNGVALAYNKSYPHYADALNQRQYFGMSSVKLLYYRLMQFLLVNIILRGADIVLPISMEMLEEFKAAGIPEEKMHPLPLGADTDVFNEGHTGRGLRERYGIPSGDLVLIYVGSMARMRGLDILISSFKEVAQRHSRVRMMLVGDGEALEDLRRQAKEYGLDDRVTFTGRVPYGEVPDHIAAADVGLSIIRPLNCYRVSSPCKVFEYMAMGRPVIANVELPEHRRVVSAAGCGVLTEYSVQGIAGAMERMITIHDNQKNLFINMGGGGRSWVMTNRTFEIISKEIEKAYGDAV, translated from the coding sequence ATGAGGATGCTCCTCATCCTAACAAACCTCTACGATCCGTCCATGCCCAGCTGGCCGGAGGTCATGAGCGTGTACGGGAAGCACCTCCCGGCCCGGGGGCACAAGATCGACTGGGTGATGCCAGAGCGCGCCCCCATGTTTGGACCGGTGAGGAAGACCTCGTTCCACAGCTGCACCTTGTTCCTCATCCCTTTCAGCAGGAGCAGCAATCCCGTTGTGTTCCTGGTCTCATCCATGGTCTACCAGCTGAGGCTCCTCTTGCTGATGTCCTCCCAGTTAAGGGGCAAGGAGTACGACATCGTGCAGGTCAGGGACGACGAGCTGTCCGCCATGAACGCCTTGCTGCAAAAGAGACTGAACGGTGTAGCTCTGGCGTACAACAAGTCCTACCCACACTATGCCGATGCCCTGAACCAACGCCAATACTTTGGCATGAGCTCCGTGAAGCTGCTCTACTACAGGCTCATGCAGTTCTTGCTGGTCAACATCATATTGAGGGGGGCGGACATCGTCCTGCCTATCAGCATGGAGATGCTGGAAGAGTTCAAGGCTGCGGGCATACCCGAGGAAAAGATGCACCCCCTGCCACTGGGCGCCGACACCGATGTCTTCAACGAGGGGCACACCGGCAGGGGCTTGAGGGAGAGGTACGGCATCCCCTCCGGGGACCTGGTGCTCATCTACGTAGGCTCGATGGCCAGGATGAGGGGGCTGGACATCCTCATCAGCTCCTTCAAGGAGGTTGCCCAGCGGCACTCTCGCGTGAGGATGATGCTGGTGGGGGACGGGGAGGCGCTCGAGGACCTCAGGAGACAGGCGAAGGAGTACGGGCTGGACGACAGGGTGACCTTCACGGGCAGGGTCCCCTACGGGGAGGTTCCGGACCACATCGCCGCGGCGGACGTGGGGCTGTCGATCATCAGGCCTCTGAACTGCTACCGCGTGAGCTCGCCCTGCAAGGTCTTCGAGTACATGGCCATGGGAAGACCGGTAATAGCCAACGTAGAGCTGCCCGAGCACCGCCGGGTGGTGTCCGCCGCCGGGTGCGGGGTCCTGACAGAGTACTCGGTCCAAGGCATCGCCGGGGCGATGGAGAGGATGATTACCATCCACGATAATCAAAAAAACCTGTTTATAAATATGGGGGGCGGTGGCCGTTCCTGGGTCATGACCAACAGGACCTTCGAGATCATTTCCAAGGAGATCGAAAAGGCGTACGGCGATGCGGTTTGA
- a CDS encoding radical SAM protein: protein MRPSKDVREIVKWPRRLKLGCPLSVAQFGSGLYGNLRALKPLPWKLLEDEPPMNLAFTLSEFCDANCTFCCHRKTTPRNMMSDEVFRKAASEYHDMGGTRIWLNAMTGEPLLDPLFFEKTSYLRSLGGFESVTLTTNGIRMAKDHIVDSLIESGVTRILVSTAGFEKEAYERYMGVKRYDEFLSGLVKLLKRNIETGNHLDVQIEVRGVLDVLDTSDFNTKVLPLVKESKGKVTVNFLRLYTDWIGQVEEEGLPEHCGFSPRIRVSTSPCFLTFNLGVLAKGDLRLCNCNYGEKGRMDDLRIGNIMEGSLPEIWRSEFTKKVRRSTYGHDSNDMCRSCLIYSPLIRRFQ, encoded by the coding sequence ATGCGTCCTTCCAAAGATGTGCGGGAGATCGTCAAGTGGCCCAGAAGGCTAAAGCTCGGCTGTCCATTGAGCGTCGCACAGTTTGGATCCGGCCTCTATGGCAACCTCAGAGCCTTGAAGCCTCTACCGTGGAAGCTGCTGGAGGACGAGCCTCCCATGAACTTGGCATTCACCCTATCGGAGTTTTGCGATGCCAACTGCACCTTTTGCTGCCATCGTAAGACTACGCCGAGGAACATGATGAGCGACGAGGTGTTCCGAAAGGCAGCGAGTGAGTACCATGATATGGGCGGTACCAGGATATGGCTGAACGCGATGACCGGCGAGCCCTTGCTCGATCCTTTGTTCTTCGAAAAGACCTCATATCTCCGCTCCCTCGGTGGTTTCGAATCGGTGACCCTGACGACAAATGGCATCAGGATGGCAAAGGACCATATCGTCGATTCCCTCATAGAATCGGGGGTTACCCGGATCCTGGTAAGTACAGCCGGGTTCGAGAAGGAGGCTTACGAGCGGTACATGGGGGTGAAGCGTTACGATGAGTTCCTCTCCGGCCTGGTGAAGCTGCTCAAGAGGAATATCGAAACCGGAAATCACTTGGATGTTCAGATCGAGGTCAGGGGAGTTCTGGACGTCCTAGATACGTCAGACTTCAATACCAAGGTCCTACCCTTGGTGAAGGAGAGCAAAGGGAAGGTCACGGTCAATTTCCTGAGGCTATATACGGACTGGATAGGCCAGGTCGAAGAGGAGGGCCTGCCTGAGCACTGCGGCTTCAGCCCCAGGATACGGGTGAGCACGTCGCCATGCTTCCTTACGTTCAACCTGGGCGTACTGGCTAAGGGGGATCTGCGATTATGCAACTGCAACTACGGCGAAAAGGGAAGGATGGATGATCTGAGGATCGGCAACATAATGGAGGGATCGCTTCCGGAGATATGGAGATCGGAATTTACCAAGAAGGTGAGGAGATCTACCTATGGGCATGATTCCAACGACATGTGTCGCAGCTGCCTGATCTACTCCCCGTTGATAAGGAGGTTTCAATGA
- a CDS encoding Zn-dependent exopeptidase M28 — protein sequence MRTKYAAIGMVVVLLATGSAAVLLTKECDRPGYDPLVADMVLKIDEGEIYSTIYDLQNFTSRYYGYSGNELASVYLFERMSSIPGLQVEFQGGAYRNVIATLPGTDDASTKLFVIGAHYDSESSEDPGYAPGATDNGGGAAIVLELARVMSQYIFDHTVVFALWNAEEGGAEVMGSKVYVQEAKASGLDIALYLNFDSACYDPDGSMVLDIMFEESTRCVAGLMSESNQLYKIGLKLTYNVHTCGSDHRAFWAEGYPAVMTHQPEHGPAHTANDTVDQVSTLFAKRNGQLGMSAMAHLAGVHAMADE from the coding sequence ATGAGAACGAAGTACGCCGCCATAGGCATGGTCGTTGTCCTCCTCGCCACCGGTTCTGCCGCTGTGTTACTGACCAAGGAATGTGACCGGCCGGGTTACGACCCCCTTGTCGCCGACATGGTCCTGAAGATCGATGAGGGCGAGATATACAGCACCATCTACGACCTGCAGAACTTCACGTCCCGCTACTACGGATACTCGGGAAACGAGCTGGCCTCCGTTTACCTCTTTGAGAGGATGAGCAGCATCCCGGGGCTGCAGGTGGAATTTCAGGGAGGGGCCTACCGCAATGTAATCGCCACCCTGCCGGGTACGGACGATGCTTCGACCAAGCTGTTCGTCATTGGAGCGCACTACGACAGCGAGAGCTCCGAGGACCCTGGATACGCCCCGGGGGCCACTGATAACGGCGGGGGTGCGGCCATCGTCCTGGAGCTGGCCCGGGTCATGAGCCAGTACATTTTCGACCACACCGTGGTGTTCGCACTGTGGAACGCTGAGGAGGGGGGCGCGGAGGTCATGGGCAGCAAAGTCTACGTGCAGGAGGCCAAGGCGAGCGGCCTGGACATAGCGCTGTACCTCAACTTCGACTCCGCCTGCTACGATCCCGACGGCTCCATGGTGCTGGATATAATGTTCGAAGAAAGCACGCGATGCGTCGCTGGCCTCATGAGCGAGAGCAACCAGCTCTACAAGATAGGATTGAAACTGACGTACAATGTCCACACCTGCGGCAGCGATCATCGGGCGTTCTGGGCGGAGGGTTATCCCGCGGTCATGACGCATCAGCCGGAGCATGGCCCGGCACACACCGCGAACGACACCGTGGACCAGGTCTCGACGCTGTTCGCCAAGAGGAACGGCCAGCTGGGTATGTCGGCGATGGCACACCTGGCGGGCGTTCATGCCATGGCGGATGAGTAG
- a CDS encoding oligosaccharide flippase family protein: protein MMKKKRLVPADLGSGAPGESGSFASDVVTLASGTIVAQIIAIVTSPIITRIYGAEAYGVSALVLAIAATIAVIACLRYEYSILLPRTDEEAANLLALSLLICLLMGLVLIPVMLLFGDDLASLLNAPEINPFLWVVPAMVFLLGSFSAINYWNSRKREYGRLSRTQVATAVSTAGTKLAVGFAGYPSGGALVGAQVIGQVVASSTLGYQAWRTDGPFLKRSVRWVGIKAGLHRYRNFPLFDSWSALLNTFALEMPIFILSAFFTSTIVGYYSLGLMILQLPLTFVGSTIGQVFFQRSAKALHEGKAQLAMVVENTVSRLVLWGFPLILLIAIIGKEAFMVVFGAQWAEAGVYAQILSFWILVSFVYAPISGLFSILDKLKIMLLLNIAMFVIRSGLLALGGVQGDVYLALMLFSASGGLLLITVGGWILRESGVSLLSLLRSISRPMSLGLLLLAAVALVEHFMNLDPLLITLVGAAAIVPYYFIQFSRDEEIRSLVLRFLHKDGSG from the coding sequence ATGATGAAGAAGAAGCGGTTGGTCCCCGCGGACCTGGGATCGGGCGCACCCGGTGAGAGCGGGTCGTTCGCATCGGACGTCGTGACCCTGGCCAGCGGAACGATAGTCGCCCAGATCATCGCCATTGTGACCTCACCCATCATAACACGCATATACGGCGCGGAGGCCTACGGGGTGTCCGCCCTGGTCCTGGCCATCGCTGCTACGATCGCTGTCATCGCCTGCCTCAGGTATGAGTACTCCATTCTGCTGCCAAGGACGGACGAGGAGGCGGCGAACCTCCTCGCTCTCTCCCTCCTCATATGCCTTCTGATGGGCTTGGTGCTCATCCCCGTGATGTTGTTGTTCGGCGATGACCTGGCCTCCCTGCTCAACGCACCGGAGATAAATCCCTTCCTCTGGGTCGTGCCCGCCATGGTGTTCCTGCTGGGGTCCTTCTCGGCCATCAACTACTGGAACTCCCGCAAGAGAGAGTACGGCCGCCTGTCCAGGACGCAGGTGGCCACAGCCGTCTCGACCGCGGGGACCAAGCTGGCCGTCGGTTTCGCGGGGTACCCGTCCGGCGGTGCTCTGGTAGGCGCGCAGGTCATAGGTCAAGTGGTGGCATCCTCCACTCTTGGTTACCAGGCTTGGAGGACCGACGGACCCTTCCTTAAGAGGAGCGTGAGATGGGTGGGGATTAAAGCGGGGCTTCACAGGTATCGCAATTTCCCCCTGTTCGATTCCTGGTCCGCCCTGCTGAACACGTTCGCTCTGGAGATGCCCATCTTCATCCTGTCCGCGTTCTTCACCTCCACCATCGTAGGCTACTATTCCCTGGGGCTGATGATACTGCAGCTCCCTCTGACTTTCGTAGGCTCCACCATAGGGCAGGTGTTCTTCCAGCGTTCAGCGAAGGCCTTGCACGAGGGGAAGGCCCAGCTGGCCATGGTGGTCGAGAACACCGTCTCCCGCCTGGTCCTATGGGGGTTTCCCCTGATACTCCTCATCGCCATAATCGGCAAGGAGGCCTTCATGGTGGTCTTCGGAGCACAATGGGCGGAGGCCGGGGTCTACGCTCAGATCCTCTCCTTCTGGATACTGGTCTCCTTCGTGTATGCCCCCATCAGCGGCCTGTTCAGCATATTGGACAAGCTGAAGATCATGCTCCTCCTGAACATCGCCATGTTCGTCATCCGCTCCGGGCTGCTGGCGCTGGGTGGCGTTCAGGGAGATGTCTACCTCGCCCTCATGCTTTTCTCCGCCTCCGGCGGACTTCTTCTCATCACCGTGGGCGGGTGGATCCTCCGCGAATCGGGCGTCTCCCTTCTCAGCCTCCTGAGGTCCATCTCCCGGCCCATGAGCCTAGGCCTGCTGCTCCTGGCCGCGGTCGCCCTAGTAGAGCATTTTATGAATCTCGATCCGCTACTGATCACTCTGGTGGGGGCGGCCGCCATCGTGCCCTATTACTTTATCCAGTTCAGTAGGGACGAGGAGATCAGATCCCTGGTCCTCCGCTTTCTGCACAAGGATGGTTCAGGTTAG